Proteins from a genomic interval of Desulfonatronum sp. SC1:
- a CDS encoding SAM-dependent methyltransferase, with protein sequence MGFAVPQGGVGYLAPDGFLPELLRELGPVERVLGRLALCAAPPVRPTTVLPAWAQNIWHDLRVIPFTSIAQAATALKGLGPLWALYDEHLPRRGRARLIQQRLRGPSSRPLVFGDPLPKLPLGSWTLLDDSTLLASPRCSSPFAHGEALFVEDKTGPPSRAYLKLWEVFTLLDRRPDPGQLCLDLGSSPGGWTWVLHKLGARVISVDKAPLDPRLAGLPGIIFRPESAFAQSPQAIGQDAFGPVDWLFSDVVCYPERLLALVRRWLDAGTVQNMVCTIKFQGETDFQVIDQFRSIPHSRLLHLAHNKHELTWVWGG encoded by the coding sequence ATGGGATTCGCGGTGCCGCAAGGCGGCGTCGGATATCTGGCGCCCGATGGGTTTTTGCCGGAGCTGCTGCGGGAACTGGGGCCGGTCGAACGTGTTTTGGGGCGCTTGGCGCTGTGCGCTGCGCCGCCTGTTCGCCCGACGACTGTTCTTCCGGCTTGGGCACAAAATATCTGGCACGATCTACGGGTGATCCCCTTCACGTCCATAGCCCAGGCCGCCACCGCGCTCAAGGGGTTGGGGCCGCTCTGGGCCTTGTACGACGAACATTTGCCGCGCCGGGGTCGGGCCCGCTTGATCCAGCAACGGCTGCGCGGCCCCTCTTCCCGGCCCCTGGTTTTCGGCGACCCGTTGCCGAAACTCCCACTTGGTTCCTGGACCTTGCTCGACGACTCCACCCTGCTGGCCTCACCCCGTTGCTCCAGCCCGTTCGCCCACGGCGAGGCGCTGTTCGTGGAGGACAAGACCGGTCCGCCGAGCCGGGCCTATCTGAAGCTGTGGGAAGTGTTCACCCTGCTGGACCGGCGTCCCGATCCGGGGCAACTCTGCCTGGACCTGGGCTCCAGCCCCGGCGGATGGACCTGGGTGCTGCATAAGCTCGGAGCGCGGGTGATCAGCGTGGACAAGGCCCCACTGGATCCACGGCTGGCCGGGCTGCCTGGGATCATCTTTCGGCCTGAAAGCGCCTTTGCCCAGAGCCCCCAAGCCATCGGTCAGGATGCCTTCGGCCCGGTGGATTGGCTGTTCTCGGACGTGGTCTGCTATCCCGAGCGCCTGCTGGCCCTGGTCCGCCGCTGGCTGGACGCGGGAACGGTCCAAAACATGGTCTGCACCATCAAATTCCAGGGGGAGACGGACTTCCAGGTTATCGACCAGTTCCGGTCCATCCCCCACTCCCGCCTCCTGCATCTCGCGCACAACAAGCACGAATTGACGTGGGTTTGGGGGGGATAG